A single Blastococcus sp. Marseille-P5729 DNA region contains:
- a CDS encoding acyl-CoA thioesterase produces MTGRVDDEEIITAVGSFGARDSAEGFQWSHPTRMPPPRECEVVEMWPAQGPDALVIQHMEARMRPGEYAARSNGQVSDSGRISLWLRTKNDLPVDAGVLALFADFVPSVIALSMGRRGGGSSLDNTLRVVRLVPTRWVLCVIDAHGVDHGMGHGDIHLYAETGELLGVGSQSCLMRFFTPQ; encoded by the coding sequence GTGACCGGGCGGGTCGATGACGAGGAGATCATCACGGCGGTGGGCTCGTTCGGTGCACGCGACAGCGCAGAAGGCTTCCAGTGGTCGCATCCGACGCGCATGCCACCTCCGCGCGAGTGCGAGGTCGTAGAGATGTGGCCCGCGCAAGGCCCCGACGCCCTGGTCATTCAGCACATGGAAGCGCGCATGCGGCCGGGGGAGTACGCCGCGCGCAGCAACGGCCAGGTCAGCGACTCCGGCCGGATCAGCCTCTGGTTGCGCACGAAGAACGACCTTCCGGTCGACGCCGGAGTGCTGGCGCTGTTCGCCGACTTTGTCCCTTCGGTGATCGCGCTGTCAATGGGACGGCGCGGCGGCGGTAGCAGCCTCGACAACACCTTGCGCGTCGTCCGGCTGGTGCCGACCCGATGGGTGCTGTGCGTGATCGACGCGCACGGCGTCGATCACGGGATGGGCCACGGCGACATCCACCTCTACGCGGAGACCGGTGAGCTGCTCGGCGTCGGCAGCCAGTCCTGTCTCATGCGGTTCTTCACCCCGCAGTAG
- a CDS encoding carboxymuconolactone decarboxylase family protein: MTARIEPGDRRDIGLAAWLFAKAAGKVAGTNPPRIFLTLGRHRRLFLGWLHFAGRLMPGGRLPRRETELVILATAHHGGVRYEWVQHASMAKRYGVTDADLDAIAADRHAVTWTPRERAMLTAARQMVQTGEVDDPAWDQLLEHLSQGEAIELLMLIGHYEMLGKVLNILRVEPDVPA, from the coding sequence ATGACGGCGCGAATCGAGCCTGGCGACCGGCGCGACATCGGGTTAGCTGCCTGGCTGTTCGCCAAGGCCGCCGGAAAGGTCGCCGGCACCAACCCGCCTCGGATCTTCCTCACCCTTGGGCGCCACCGCAGGCTGTTCCTCGGCTGGCTGCACTTCGCCGGCCGGTTGATGCCGGGCGGCCGGTTGCCGCGGCGTGAGACCGAGCTCGTGATCCTCGCGACCGCACATCACGGGGGGGTGCGGTACGAGTGGGTTCAGCACGCGTCGATGGCCAAGCGCTACGGAGTCACTGACGCCGATCTCGACGCCATCGCGGCGGATCGTCACGCAGTCACATGGACGCCGCGCGAGCGGGCAATGCTGACTGCCGCGCGGCAGATGGTGCAGACCGGGGAGGTCGACGACCCGGCGTGGGACCAACTGCTCGAGCACCTGAGCCAGGGCGAGGCGATCGAGCTGCTGATGCTCATCGGCCACTACGAGATGCTCGGCAAGGTGCTCAACATCCTGCGGGTCGAGCCCGACGTCCCTGCCTGA
- a CDS encoding SDR family NAD(P)-dependent oxidoreductase: MAISSATDLQNRRVLITGAARGIGSALARRLHERGAIVALAGLEPELLAATSRSCADAPWREADVSDSDAISASVDALAAELGGLDVVVANAGIAKQLPIIGGQPGVMEQTMSVNFLGCFYTLRAAGPHISHPGGYALAVSSLAAAVNLPLLGAYSASKAAVEALGNTLRAELKSTGAKAGVAYFAELDTDMTTRGFATEAARSLTGGKTITRVSSLSSGVDALERGIARRSRRIYAPRWIRPIVPLRDIAQRVVDLRSYADLPGALETARHETAEFTTAQPSRVPR, encoded by the coding sequence ATGGCGATCTCATCAGCGACCGACCTTCAGAATCGACGAGTGCTCATCACCGGAGCGGCGCGCGGCATCGGCTCTGCTCTCGCGCGGCGGCTGCATGAACGTGGAGCGATCGTGGCGCTGGCCGGGCTCGAGCCGGAGCTGCTGGCCGCCACGTCCAGGAGTTGCGCGGATGCGCCATGGCGGGAGGCGGACGTCAGCGACTCCGACGCCATCAGCGCTTCGGTGGACGCGCTGGCCGCGGAGCTCGGTGGGCTCGACGTGGTCGTCGCGAACGCCGGCATCGCCAAGCAGCTGCCGATCATCGGTGGGCAACCCGGCGTGATGGAGCAAACGATGAGCGTGAACTTCCTGGGCTGCTTCTACACCCTGCGCGCCGCAGGCCCGCACATTAGCCATCCCGGTGGGTACGCACTGGCCGTGTCCTCGTTGGCGGCTGCGGTGAACCTTCCGCTGCTCGGGGCGTACAGCGCCTCGAAAGCAGCCGTCGAGGCGCTCGGCAACACGCTTCGCGCGGAACTGAAGTCGACCGGCGCGAAGGCGGGCGTTGCCTACTTCGCGGAGCTGGACACCGACATGACCACGCGCGGCTTCGCCACCGAGGCCGCGCGCTCGTTGACCGGCGGCAAGACGATCACCAGGGTGAGCTCGCTGAGCTCGGGGGTGGACGCGCTGGAGCGAGGTATCGCGCGGCGTTCCCGCCGGATCTACGCGCCGCGCTGGATCCGCCCCATCGTGCCGCTGCGAGACATCGCCCAGCGGGTCGTCGACCTGCGGTCGTACGCCGACCTACCCGGCGCCTTGGAGACCGCGCGCCACGAGACGGCCGAGTTCACCACCGCACAGCCGTCGCGAGTGCCGCGATGA
- the pyrR gene encoding bifunctional pyr operon transcriptional regulator/uracil phosphoribosyltransferase PyrR: protein MGHAPESAQDGGARSERVILSADDISRVIDRISHQILEKTDGAVDTVLVGIPTRGEQLAGRVQSRIAAFSDHRPPVGVLDITLYRDDLRTRGVRPLERTQEPEGGIDDKIVVLVDDVLYSGRTIRAALDALRDWGRPRAIQLAVLVDRGHRELPIRADYVGKNIPTSRDEQVFVAIEQYDGVDGVVISHDRPTREQVIAHLKEVRGK from the coding sequence ATGGGCCACGCCCCAGAGTCGGCGCAGGATGGTGGTGCGCGCAGCGAGCGCGTCATCCTGTCCGCCGACGACATCTCGCGAGTCATCGACCGCATCTCTCATCAGATCCTCGAGAAGACCGACGGCGCCGTCGACACGGTCCTCGTGGGAATTCCGACCCGAGGCGAGCAGCTGGCCGGCCGCGTCCAGTCCCGTATCGCTGCCTTCAGCGACCATCGGCCGCCGGTCGGCGTCCTGGACATCACGCTGTACCGCGACGACCTGCGCACCCGCGGTGTCCGTCCGCTCGAGCGCACTCAGGAGCCCGAGGGCGGCATCGACGACAAGATCGTCGTCCTCGTCGACGACGTCCTCTACTCCGGGCGCACCATCCGCGCCGCGCTCGATGCGTTGCGTGACTGGGGCCGCCCGCGAGCCATCCAGCTCGCCGTGCTCGTCGATCGCGGCCACCGGGAGCTGCCGATCCGCGCCGACTACGTCGGCAAGAACATCCCCACGTCTCGCGACGAGCAGGTCTTCGTGGCGATCGAGCAGTACGACGGGGTCGACGGCGTGGTCATCTCGCACGATCGGCCCACGCGTGAGCAGGTCATCGCGCACCTGAAGGAGGTGCGTGGCAAGTGA
- a CDS encoding aspartate carbamoyltransferase catalytic subunit, giving the protein MKQHLLSAADLTRDEAVAVLDTAEQIEGSLQGREIKKLPTLRGRTVVNLFFEDSTRTRISFELAAKRLSADVINFSAKGSSVSKGESLKDTALTLQAMGADAVVIRHSASGAPWQLSSWVDGSVVNAGDGTHEHPTQALLDAFTMRKRSGRSMGDDLEGLAVTVVGDVLHSRVARSNVLLLKTLGADVTLVAPPTLLPVGIETWPCAYSYNLDESLPDADVVMMLRVQRERMNASYFPTEREYSRRYGLDAVRAGSLSPQAIVMHPGPMNRGMEIAAEVADGPRSTIVEQVANGVSVRMAVLYLLLGGAA; this is encoded by the coding sequence GTGAAGCAGCATCTGCTGTCGGCGGCGGACCTGACCCGCGACGAAGCGGTGGCCGTCCTCGATACCGCTGAACAGATCGAGGGCTCATTGCAGGGCCGCGAGATCAAGAAGCTCCCGACGCTGCGCGGCCGCACCGTCGTCAACCTGTTCTTCGAGGACTCCACCCGTACCCGCATCTCGTTCGAGCTCGCCGCGAAGCGGCTGTCGGCGGACGTCATCAACTTCTCCGCCAAGGGCTCGAGCGTCTCCAAGGGCGAGAGTCTGAAGGACACCGCCCTGACCCTGCAGGCGATGGGCGCGGACGCCGTCGTGATCCGCCACAGCGCCAGCGGTGCGCCCTGGCAGCTGTCCTCCTGGGTCGACGGAAGCGTCGTCAACGCCGGGGACGGCACCCACGAGCATCCCACCCAGGCCCTGCTGGACGCCTTCACCATGCGCAAGCGCTCCGGGCGAAGCATGGGTGATGACCTCGAAGGGCTCGCAGTGACCGTCGTCGGCGACGTGCTGCACAGCCGCGTGGCCCGCTCCAACGTCCTGCTGCTGAAGACCCTCGGCGCCGACGTCACGCTCGTGGCCCCGCCGACCCTGCTGCCGGTCGGCATCGAGACCTGGCCGTGCGCGTACTCCTACAACCTCGATGAGAGCCTGCCGGACGCCGACGTGGTGATGATGCTGCGAGTTCAGCGCGAGCGCATGAACGCGTCGTACTTCCCCACGGAGCGGGAGTACTCCCGCCGCTACGGCCTGGACGCCGTGCGCGCCGGATCTCTGTCACCACAGGCAATCGTGATGCATCCCGGCCCGATGAACCGCGGTATGGAGATCGCCGCCGAGGTGGCCGACGGGCCCCGCTCGACGATCGTCGAGCAGGTCGCCAACGGCGTCTCGGTCCGCATGGCCGTCCTTTATCTACTTCTCGGAGGTGCCGCATGA
- a CDS encoding dihydroorotase, with translation MSTKLIRQVRPLGAEPVDVLIEDGVITAIDKTIETDQAETIDGTGLIGLPGLVDLHTHLREPGREDAETIETGSRAAALGGFTAVHAMANTDPVADTAGVVEQVYNTGRQVGLVDVVPVGAVTVGLKGERLAELGAMAESAARVRVFSDDGMCVGDPGLMRRALEYVKAFDGVIAQHAEDSRLTSGAQMNESQLSGKLGLTGWPAVAEESIIARDCLLAEHVGSRVHICHLSTAGSVEIVRWAKSRGIDVTAEVTPHHLLLTEDLVSTYDPIYKVNPPLRRAEDVDALRAALRDGTIDIVATDHAPHAVEDKECEWAYARPGMLGLEQALSITILTLSDETGAVDWPRIAQVLSSTPAQIGRLEDHGRGFEVGAPANLCLVDPTASVVVDAHALASKSHNSPYEGLELPGRVVATLLRGKLTVQDGKAVG, from the coding sequence ATGAGCACGAAGCTGATCAGGCAGGTCCGCCCCCTCGGTGCTGAGCCCGTCGACGTGCTCATCGAGGACGGCGTCATCACCGCCATCGACAAGACCATCGAGACCGACCAGGCAGAGACGATCGACGGCACCGGCCTGATCGGCCTGCCTGGACTGGTCGACCTGCACACGCACCTGCGTGAGCCGGGCCGCGAGGACGCCGAGACCATCGAGACCGGTTCGCGCGCCGCCGCCCTCGGCGGCTTCACCGCAGTGCATGCGATGGCCAACACCGACCCGGTCGCCGACACCGCCGGCGTCGTCGAGCAGGTCTACAACACCGGCCGGCAGGTCGGCCTGGTCGACGTCGTCCCGGTCGGCGCCGTCACGGTCGGGCTCAAGGGCGAGCGGCTCGCCGAGCTCGGCGCCATGGCCGAGTCCGCCGCACGGGTGCGGGTGTTCAGCGACGACGGCATGTGCGTGGGCGACCCGGGCCTCATGCGACGCGCTCTGGAGTACGTCAAGGCGTTCGACGGGGTCATCGCCCAGCACGCCGAGGACTCGCGGTTGACCTCGGGCGCACAGATGAACGAGTCCCAGCTCTCCGGCAAGCTGGGCCTCACCGGCTGGCCGGCGGTCGCCGAGGAGTCGATCATCGCTCGTGACTGCCTGCTGGCCGAGCACGTAGGCTCGCGCGTACACATCTGCCACCTGTCGACGGCCGGTTCGGTGGAGATCGTCCGCTGGGCCAAGTCGCGGGGGATCGACGTCACGGCCGAGGTGACCCCGCACCACCTCCTGCTCACCGAGGACCTCGTTTCGACCTACGACCCGATATACAAGGTCAATCCGCCGCTGCGGCGGGCCGAGGACGTCGACGCGTTGCGCGCCGCGCTGCGAGACGGCACCATCGACATCGTCGCGACCGACCATGCGCCCCACGCCGTGGAGGACAAGGAATGCGAGTGGGCCTACGCCCGGCCGGGCATGCTCGGCCTGGAGCAGGCGCTGTCGATCACGATCCTCACCCTGAGCGATGAGACCGGAGCGGTGGACTGGCCGAGGATCGCGCAGGTGCTCTCCAGCACCCCGGCGCAGATCGGCAGGCTGGAGGACCACGGTCGCGGGTTCGAGGTCGGCGCTCCGGCCAACTTGTGCCTGGTCGACCCGACCGCGTCCGTGGTCGTCGACGCCCACGCGCTGGCCAGCAAGAGCCACAACTCGCCCTACGAGGGACTCGAGCTGCCGGGACGTGTCGTTGCGACCCTGCTGCGCGGCAAGCTGACGGTGCAGGACGGCAAGGCGGTCGGATGA
- the carA gene encoding glutamine-hydrolyzing carbamoyl-phosphate synthase small subunit: MSKHSKDVEALVVLEDGRSFEGESFGAPGIAYGEAVFSTGMTGYQETLTDPSYRRQVVVMTAPHIGNTGWNEEDDESRQIWVSGLVVRDLSRVESSWRATGTLDEALKRQGIVAVQGIDTRALTRHLRDRGAMRVGLFTGEEALRPVEELVRLVTQQPRMAGADLAGEVTVDEAYVVPAEGERRYTVAAIDLGIKGMTPEQMARRGMEVHVLPASASIEDVLAVRPDGVFFSNGPGDPAAADEAVALMKAALDRRLPVFGICFGNQILGRALGFGTYKLKFGHRGINIPVRDKQTGRIEITAQNHGFAVDAPIEGTSSTPYGEVEVSHVCVNDDVVEGLRCLDRPAFSVQYHPEAAAGPHDASYLFDRFARLMNDGKGAQNA; encoded by the coding sequence ATGAGCAAGCACAGCAAGGATGTCGAAGCCCTTGTCGTGCTGGAGGACGGACGGAGCTTCGAAGGCGAGTCCTTCGGCGCCCCGGGCATCGCCTACGGCGAGGCCGTCTTCAGCACCGGGATGACGGGCTACCAGGAGACGCTCACCGACCCGTCGTACCGGCGTCAGGTCGTCGTCATGACGGCACCGCACATCGGCAACACCGGATGGAACGAGGAGGACGACGAGTCCCGGCAGATCTGGGTCAGCGGGCTGGTGGTCCGCGACCTGTCGCGGGTCGAGTCCAGCTGGCGCGCAACCGGAACTCTCGACGAGGCGCTCAAGCGCCAGGGAATCGTGGCTGTGCAAGGGATCGACACTCGCGCGCTCACCCGGCACCTGCGCGATCGCGGCGCGATGCGGGTCGGCCTGTTCACCGGCGAGGAGGCCCTCCGACCAGTCGAGGAGCTCGTGCGACTCGTAACCCAGCAGCCACGGATGGCCGGAGCGGACCTCGCCGGCGAGGTCACCGTCGACGAGGCCTACGTCGTTCCGGCCGAGGGGGAGCGCCGGTACACCGTGGCTGCGATCGACCTCGGCATCAAAGGAATGACGCCGGAGCAGATGGCGCGCCGCGGAATGGAGGTTCACGTCCTTCCGGCGTCCGCCTCGATCGAAGACGTGCTCGCCGTACGGCCCGATGGCGTGTTCTTCTCGAACGGTCCCGGTGATCCGGCCGCAGCCGACGAGGCGGTCGCGCTGATGAAGGCTGCCCTGGACCGCCGGCTGCCGGTGTTCGGCATCTGCTTCGGGAACCAGATCCTCGGCCGCGCGCTCGGGTTCGGAACCTACAAGCTGAAGTTCGGCCACCGCGGTATCAACATCCCAGTGCGTGACAAGCAGACCGGCCGCATCGAGATCACCGCCCAGAACCACGGCTTCGCCGTGGACGCGCCGATTGAGGGGACCTCGTCGACGCCGTACGGCGAGGTAGAGGTGAGCCATGTCTGCGTCAACGATGACGTCGTCGAAGGTCTGCGCTGTCTGGACCGGCCGGCCTTCAGCGTCCAGTATCACCCCGAGGCGGCCGCCGGGCCGCATGACGCGAGCTACCTCTTCGACCGGTTCGCCAGGCTCATGAACGACGGCAAGGGGGCGCAGAATGCCTAG
- the carB gene encoding carbamoyl-phosphate synthase large subunit: MPRRQDIQHVLVIGSGPIVIGQACEFDYSGTQACRVLRSEGIRVSLVNSNPATIMTDPQFADATYVEPLTPDYVEKVIAKERPDAILATLGGQTALNLAVSLHESGVLAKYGVELIGADIDAIQRGEDRQKFKDIVRKVGGDVPRSAVCHSMEEVERTVAELGFPVVIRPSFTMGGSGSGMAYDDADLQRIARAGLTASPVSEVLIEESVIGWKEYELELMRDRNDNVVVVCSIENLDAMGVHTGDSITVAPAMTLTDREFQHMRDVGIAVLREVGVDTGGCNIQFAINPRDGRMIVIEMNPRVSRSSALASKATGFPIAKIAARLAIGYTLDEIPNDITEKTPASFEPTLDYVVVKVPRFAFEKFPGADTTLTTTMKSVGEAMAVGRSFPEALQKALRSMETKAAGFGTVPDPQDEPVEECLEKLRTPHDGRIYVAERALRMGATVAQVAEASGFDPWFVDQMAWLVELREQIEAAPALTERLLRKAKRAGFSDRQIASLRPELAGEDGVRSLRWRMGIRPVYKTIDTCAAEFEARTPYHYSSYDDETEVAPRSAPAVIILGSGPNRIGQGIEFDYSCVHAAMTLRDAGFETVMVNCNPETVSTDYDTSDRLYFEPLTFEDVLEVIEAERACGPVEGVLCQLGGQTPLGLAQRLKDAGVPVLGTTPEAIHLAEERGAFGRVLHTAGLPAPKHGLATSYDEAKEIADEIGYPVLVRPSYVLGGRGMEIVYDDATLSSYIERATEVSPEHPVLVDRFLEDAVEIDVDALYDGTELYLGGVMEHIEEAGVHSGDSACALPPITLGTSEIERIRESTRKIAEGVGVRGLLNVQYALKDDVLYVLEANPRASRTVPFVSKATAVSMAMAAARIAVGQTIAQLRAEGLLPASGDGGTLPLDSPIAVKEAVMQFHRFHTPEGTIVDNVLGPEMKSTGEVMGIDLLFGTAYAKSQSASYGPLPTTGKVFVSLANRDKRSAVFPVKRLADLGFEVLATSGTAQVLRRNGVPARAVRKLSEGEGNCVEMIQAGEIDMVINTPAGSAGTVGSAVRADGYDIRAASINAGIPCVTTIPGAAAAVQGIEAALAGETTVRSLQELQEGLREDGQKDG, translated from the coding sequence ATGCCTAGGCGACAGGACATCCAGCATGTACTGGTCATCGGCTCCGGTCCGATCGTGATCGGGCAGGCGTGCGAGTTCGACTACTCCGGAACGCAGGCGTGCCGCGTGCTGCGCAGCGAGGGCATCCGGGTGAGCCTGGTGAACTCCAACCCGGCCACGATCATGACCGACCCGCAGTTCGCGGATGCGACGTACGTCGAGCCCCTCACCCCGGACTACGTCGAGAAGGTCATCGCCAAGGAGCGCCCCGACGCGATCCTCGCCACCCTCGGCGGCCAGACGGCCCTGAACCTCGCCGTCTCGCTGCACGAGTCCGGCGTGCTGGCCAAGTACGGCGTCGAGCTGATCGGCGCCGACATCGACGCGATCCAGCGCGGCGAGGACCGTCAGAAGTTCAAGGACATCGTCCGCAAGGTCGGTGGGGACGTACCGCGCTCGGCCGTGTGCCACTCCATGGAGGAGGTCGAGCGGACCGTCGCCGAGCTCGGGTTTCCGGTAGTGATCCGGCCGTCGTTCACGATGGGCGGGTCCGGGTCGGGAATGGCGTACGACGACGCGGACCTGCAGCGGATCGCCCGGGCCGGCCTCACCGCGAGCCCGGTGAGTGAGGTCCTGATCGAGGAGAGCGTGATCGGCTGGAAGGAGTACGAGCTCGAGCTGATGCGCGACCGCAACGACAACGTCGTCGTGGTCTGCTCCATCGAGAACCTTGACGCGATGGGCGTGCACACCGGCGACTCCATCACGGTGGCCCCCGCGATGACCCTCACCGACCGAGAGTTCCAGCACATGCGCGATGTGGGCATCGCGGTGCTGCGCGAAGTCGGCGTCGACACCGGCGGCTGCAACATCCAGTTCGCGATCAACCCGCGGGACGGCCGGATGATCGTGATCGAGATGAACCCGCGGGTCTCTCGGTCCTCCGCGCTGGCCTCCAAGGCCACCGGTTTCCCGATCGCCAAGATCGCCGCTCGGCTCGCGATCGGCTACACCCTCGACGAGATCCCGAACGACATCACCGAGAAGACTCCGGCCTCGTTCGAGCCGACGCTCGACTACGTCGTGGTGAAGGTTCCGCGGTTCGCGTTCGAGAAGTTCCCCGGCGCCGACACGACCCTCACCACAACGATGAAGAGCGTGGGCGAGGCGATGGCGGTAGGGCGGTCCTTCCCCGAGGCGCTGCAGAAGGCGCTGCGCTCCATGGAGACCAAGGCCGCCGGGTTCGGGACCGTACCCGATCCGCAGGACGAGCCGGTCGAGGAGTGCCTGGAGAAGCTCCGCACCCCGCACGACGGCCGCATCTACGTGGCCGAGCGCGCCCTGCGTATGGGCGCCACAGTCGCCCAGGTCGCCGAGGCCTCCGGCTTCGACCCCTGGTTCGTGGACCAGATGGCGTGGCTGGTCGAGCTGCGCGAACAGATCGAGGCAGCTCCTGCGCTCACCGAACGGCTGCTGCGGAAGGCGAAGCGGGCCGGCTTCTCCGACCGTCAGATCGCCTCGCTGCGCCCAGAGCTGGCCGGGGAGGACGGCGTCCGCTCGCTGCGCTGGCGGATGGGCATCCGGCCGGTGTACAAGACCATCGACACCTGCGCGGCCGAGTTCGAGGCGCGTACGCCGTACCACTACTCGTCGTACGACGACGAGACCGAGGTCGCGCCGCGCAGTGCGCCCGCGGTCATCATCCTCGGCAGTGGCCCGAACCGGATCGGGCAAGGGATCGAGTTCGACTACTCGTGCGTGCACGCGGCGATGACCTTGCGCGATGCCGGCTTCGAGACAGTCATGGTCAACTGCAACCCCGAGACGGTCTCGACCGACTACGACACCTCCGATCGGCTGTATTTCGAGCCGCTGACCTTCGAGGACGTCCTTGAGGTCATCGAGGCCGAGCGGGCCTGCGGACCGGTGGAGGGCGTGCTGTGCCAGCTCGGCGGGCAGACCCCGCTGGGGCTTGCGCAGCGTCTCAAGGACGCCGGGGTGCCGGTGCTCGGCACCACGCCCGAGGCGATCCACCTGGCCGAGGAGCGCGGAGCGTTCGGACGGGTCCTGCACACTGCCGGCCTACCGGCGCCCAAGCACGGGCTCGCCACGTCGTACGACGAGGCCAAGGAGATCGCCGACGAGATCGGCTATCCGGTGCTGGTGCGACCCTCGTACGTGCTCGGCGGGCGCGGCATGGAGATCGTGTACGACGACGCGACCCTGAGCTCGTACATCGAACGGGCCACCGAGGTCAGCCCCGAGCACCCGGTACTCGTCGACCGATTCCTCGAGGACGCCGTCGAGATCGACGTCGACGCGCTGTACGACGGGACCGAGCTCTACCTGGGCGGCGTCATGGAGCACATCGAGGAGGCCGGGGTGCACTCCGGCGACTCCGCGTGCGCGCTGCCCCCGATCACCCTCGGCACCAGCGAGATCGAGCGGATCCGCGAGTCGACCCGCAAGATCGCGGAGGGCGTCGGCGTGCGCGGCCTGCTGAACGTCCAGTACGCGCTCAAGGACGACGTCCTGTACGTCCTGGAGGCCAACCCTCGCGCCTCGCGAACCGTGCCGTTCGTCTCGAAGGCGACTGCCGTGTCGATGGCGATGGCGGCGGCGCGGATCGCCGTCGGGCAGACGATCGCGCAGCTGCGCGCCGAAGGCCTGCTGCCGGCGTCCGGTGACGGCGGAACGCTGCCGCTGGACTCCCCGATCGCGGTCAAGGAGGCAGTCATGCAGTTCCACCGCTTCCACACGCCGGAGGGGACGATCGTCGATAACGTGCTCGGCCCGGAGATGAAGTCCACGGGTGAGGTGATGGGCATCGACCTGCTGTTCGGCACGGCGTACGCCAAGTCACAGAGTGCGTCGTACGGTCCGCTGCCGACCACCGGGAAGGTGTTCGTCAGCCTGGCCAACCGGGACAAGCGCTCGGCGGTGTTCCCGGTCAAACGGCTCGCCGACCTGGGCTTCGAGGTGCTCGCAACCAGCGGAACCGCCCAGGTGCTCCGGCGCAACGGCGTGCCTGCCCGGGCCGTGCGCAAGCTCAGCGAGGGCGAGGGCAACTGCGTCGAGATGATCCAGGCCGGGGAGATCGACATGGTGATCAACACCCCGGCCGGGTCCGCGGGCACTGTCGGATCGGCGGTACGCGCTGACGGTTACGACATCCGCGCAGCCTCGATAAACGCCGGGATCCCCTGCGTAACGACGATCCCGGGAGCGGCTGCGGCGGTCCAGGGGATCGAGGCGGCGCTCGCGGGAGAGACCACCGTGCGATCGCTGCAGGAGCTGCAGGAGGGCCTGCGCGAGGATGGGCAGAAAGATGGCTAA
- a CDS encoding quinone-dependent dihydroorotate dehydrogenase has protein sequence MAKLSDRLFRGVRPALFRVGGGDAETAHKWTLSRLETLDRLGVLRAMTRRITRPVDDPVTLLGVRFANRVGLAAGMAKNGEALHAWPAVGFGFAEIGTVTWHAQPGNDTPRLFRLPRSEAIINRMGFNNRGAIALAARLREYGPDAAALRTGLGYPLGISLGKSKVTPIEDAVQDYVSSMRELRGFASYVAVNVSSPNTPGLRTLQDKGFLQELVTALRAESDGVPLLVKIAPDLTHGAIDDVLDVCRDRGVSGIIATNTTIERAGISSAERSLAAEAGGLSGAPLTVMSRQTVRYIADQVDGELPIIGVGGIGSAADALAMREAGADLVQIYSALIFRGPAVVHEAARALKEHRG, from the coding sequence ATGGCTAAGCTCTCCGACCGGCTGTTCCGCGGCGTCCGCCCGGCGCTGTTCCGGGTCGGCGGGGGCGATGCCGAGACGGCGCACAAGTGGACTCTCTCGCGGTTGGAGACACTGGACCGGCTCGGCGTCCTGCGGGCGATGACGCGCCGGATCACCCGGCCGGTCGATGATCCGGTCACGCTCTTGGGCGTGCGGTTCGCCAATCGGGTCGGCCTCGCCGCCGGGATGGCCAAGAACGGAGAGGCGCTCCACGCCTGGCCCGCGGTCGGGTTCGGGTTCGCCGAGATCGGCACGGTCACCTGGCACGCCCAGCCCGGGAACGACACCCCTCGGCTGTTCCGGCTCCCGCGTTCCGAGGCGATCATCAACCGGATGGGCTTCAACAACCGGGGCGCGATCGCACTCGCGGCCCGGCTGCGCGAGTACGGGCCGGACGCCGCGGCGCTGCGCACCGGACTCGGGTACCCGCTGGGCATCAGCCTCGGGAAGTCGAAGGTGACGCCGATCGAGGACGCCGTCCAGGACTACGTGAGCTCGATGCGCGAGCTGCGCGGCTTCGCCTCGTACGTCGCGGTGAACGTCTCGAGCCCCAACACGCCCGGCCTGCGCACCCTGCAGGACAAGGGCTTCCTGCAGGAGCTCGTGACCGCCCTGCGGGCGGAGTCCGACGGAGTGCCGCTGCTGGTGAAGATCGCGCCGGATCTCACCCACGGAGCGATCGATGACGTTCTCGACGTGTGCCGTGATCGCGGCGTTTCGGGCATCATCGCCACCAACACCACCATCGAACGCGCCGGCATTTCGTCAGCCGAGCGGTCCCTCGCCGCCGAGGCCGGCGGGCTCTCCGGCGCGCCGCTGACCGTCATGTCCCGGCAGACCGTGCGCTACATCGCTGACCAGGTCGACGGCGAGCTGCCGATCATCGGCGTCGGCGGGATCGGCAGCGCTGCGGATGCGCTCGCGATGCGCGAGGCCGGCGCCGACCTCGTGCAGATCTACTCCGCGCTGATCTTCCGTGGCCCGGCCGTGGTGCACGAGGCCGCGCGAGCCCTGAAGGAGCATCGCGGATGA